From the genome of Primulina eburnea isolate SZY01 chromosome 12, ASM2296580v1, whole genome shotgun sequence, one region includes:
- the LOC140807589 gene encoding EG45-like domain containing protein produces MIEMAYDICKYYILNQIYCHFRMSHLRIWLSVLLLLLRHHVQLGGADVGTASVYYQPYTPTACYGDDFSQFPTSGLFAAVGEGLWDNSAACGRQYLVRCISAVDPGTCIPGSQIQIKIVDRAETSVSRPSFDGTGLVLSNVAFEALANPIPYVDYLNVEFLQI; encoded by the exons ATGATAGAAATGGCATAtgatatttgtaaatattatatTCTCAATCAAATTTATTGCCATTTTAGGATGTCTCATCTCCGCATATGGCTCtccgtcctcctcctcctcctccgccACCATGTTCAGCTCGGCGGTGCCGACGTGGGAACAGCCAGCGTGTATTACCAACCGTACACTC CCACGGCATGTTACGGCGATGACTTCTCTCAGTTCCCGACCAGCGGCCTTTTCGCCGCCGTGGGTGAGGGACTGTGGGACAACAGCGCCGCCTGTGGGCGGCAGTATTTGGTGAGATGCATCAGCGCCGTCGATCCGGGGACTTGCATCCCGGGCAGCCAGATACAGATCAAGATCGTGGATCGGGCCGAAACTTCGGTTTCCAGGCCCAGTTTTGATGGAACGGGCCTAGTGTTGTCCAATGTAGCTTTCGAGGCGCTCGCAAACCCCATTCCGTACGTCGACTACTTGAATGTCGAGTTTCTTCA